The region GCGGGGAAACTATTAAATTTACAATCACATCAGATTCACCTAAACGGGCAGAATACTGCCAGTTATTCGTGGATTACGTTGCCATGGCTTCAGAGGGGAAGTATGTGGGTGAGGTTCTTGCGGCCAGTTCATTGGGCTCTGCTGCGGATACAGCCCAGATGATACAAATGGGTACATTGGATTTCAATCTGAACGATGATATGTCAATTGATGGTATTCTTGATGGAAAACTGGGATTTGCATGGCTTCCTGGTCTCGTATCAGACTATGATGAGGCAGATCAATATTATAATGAGGGGTGGATTGCAGACCAGGCTGCAAAGATCATGGAAGAGAACAACATAATCAGAATCAGTTCTTTTTGTAATGGTTTTAGGCAGGTGGGGAATATGAAGCGTGAGATAACTGACATGTCTGATCTGAAAGGACTAAAAATCAGAATCCCCTCTGTAGCTTCTGTAGAATCCTTCTATGAGAAATGCGGTGCCCTTCCTGTTTCAATTCCAGGGTCTGAGGTATTGTCAGCTATCCAGACAGGGACGGTAGACGGGCTTGATAATGCGGTATTCAACTATGTAAATCAGGGGTTAACAGATGTTATAAAGTATATTACTGAACTGAATTACTGCTATTCCGGCGGCTGTTTTGTATCAAGCCCTAAATTCTGGAACACTCTAAGCGATGATGATAAGGACATGTTTACGGAGTGTGCGAGGAAAGCATCAGCAGAGTTTACGGAATATTTTAGGAATACAACAGATGAACTGGTAAATAGTGGTGTTGACAGCGGACAGTGGGTGGTATCACAGCCGTCAGAGGACATGAAGGCTGGGCTGCAAAAGATTTATGAAGAAATATGGGAAGAATCAAAAGGCAAATATCCAGCGGATATTATGGATATGATCATCAGCGGAGATTATAAAAAATAAGGTTTTAAAGCTGTGTGAAAGAGGGAATGTATATGGGAGAAAGTATATCAGCAAGATCGCATTATATGAATGTATTTGAAAAAATAAATCACTGCTTTCTTTATTTTGAAAAGATTGTGCTTACGTTCTGCACCATTGTTCTTGTTATAGCTATTTTTATTCAGGTTGTCTGCCGTTACATATTACTGATCTCTACCCCGTGGGCAGAAGAATTGGCACGGTATCTGTTTGTGTGGATGGCTTATCTGGGAGGGGGATATGCGCTCCATACTGGGGGACAGATAGAGATTGATATAGCGCCTACCATTATCAAATCATTGAAAGGGATAAGCACTGCAACAAAAGACAGGATCATTCTGCTGTTAAAAACAGTAGGTCTGGTGATAACAGTAGTGTTTCTCCTTGGATTTTGCTGGGTATTTGGGAATTATATTATGTTCATAGCTGGAGGAAGCCAGACATCCCAGACAATGCATATCCCTATGTGGATTGTATATTTCCCCGTACTTATTGGATCCCTTATTACGGTGTGGCATGGAGTATACAGGATATTGTGCAATATTTGGCCGGTATCTGTTAATGTAGATTGAGGGGAGGGGGATAAAATATGACACCATTAACAGCATTATTGGTTTTTATAGGTACGTTTTTATTTGTGGCAATCGTTTTTGTGATTCCTGTTAGCTACGCATTGGGAATTGCCTCTATGGTTGTGTTTATGGCTGGGGGCCATGATGTGGTGACGGTTGCACAGTATGCATGGTCCTCCCTGGACAGCTTTTCCTTCCTGGCAATACCGTTTTACATATATGCCGGTACATTGATGGAATACAGCGGCATTTCCAAAATGCTGATAAACTGGATCGGAGGTATTATAGGCAGGGTAAGAGGAAGTCTGGGAATCATAACCATTCTTGCATCCATGGCCTTTGGCGTACTTACCGGTTCTGCTATGGCAACAATATCTGCCATTGGAAAAATTGTTCAGCCGCAAATGGAAAAAGAGAAATATCCCAGAGGCTATGTGGCGGCATTGCTGGCAGCTACATGCTTTTTGGGGATCCTTATTCCTCCGTCCGTACCGGGGATCATGTACGCGCTGTCGGCAGGAATTAAAATATCGGATGTCTGGATGGTCACTATTGGACCGACGCTTATTTTTATGGTTGGATATATCACTGTTAATTATTGCAGGATTGGGCGTCATCTTCCAAAGCCGGAGGCAGTTTCCATAAGTGGAACTGAACGTCTGGAAGAGTTTGGAAAAAACACATTTCGTGCAATTCCAGCATTACTCATGCCTGTTATTATATACGGATGTATATATGGAGGCATCTGTACGCCTACAGAAGCCGGTGCGTTAAGTGCGGTATATGGCATTTTTTATTATCTGATTTTGTGGTTTGTAAATAAGAAAGCGATCAAGATCGATTTCCTTACCATAGCAGCGATCAGCGGTGCATCAACAGCTGTGATCGGATTGTTAAATGCTTTTTCGGTTATTGCAGGAAAAGTGATAACACTCACGGGAGTCTCTGGTTTCCTCTCAAACCTCATTACACAGTCCATTTCAACCAAAGGCGGTTTCCTTTTAATGATTAATATCCTATTTTTGTTTATGGGAACATTTATGGATATTAATGCCACTATCCTGATCATGACGCCGCTTCTTCTTCCGGTTGCAATGAACGCTTATGGTATTACAGCGCTCCATTTTGGCGCGATCATGCTTGTGAATATGTGCGTGGGTTTTTTGACACCGCCTTTTGCAGTGGGGATATTTGTGGGACAAAAAATCGCAGGAGCTACATTTACAGACACAGTAAAGGAAGCAGTCCCCTTTATCATAGTTGGTCTGGCGGCGATTTTAGTCACAACTCTTTGCTCTGGATATTTAATGTTTTTTGTTAATCTGTTTACGTAAATAAAATATACCCGGGTTATAATTTAAGAAAGGTAAAGGTGATGTTTGATGGAATTTATGGGATATAGTGCAAGAATGCGCCGGTTAATGCCTGAAAAGGACGGCAGATATTTCGGATTGACTGTGGACCACAGTATGGCCAGGGGGGTTATGAGAGGACTTGATACATTCCAGAAGACCATAGATGATATGTGTGCAGGAGGACCGGATGCAATAACCATGCATAAAGGATTGGCAGAACGGTGCTTTGGCCAACATGCAGGTATTACACCCTTGGTATTGAAATGCACTACTTTTTCTCCCTACCAGCCGGATTTTGACACACCGGTGGCCACGGTAGAGGAAGGGGTAAGACTGGGAGCGGACGCAGTGTCCATAGGGTGTATTGTATGTGGAGACAAACAGCCGCAGCAGTTATCTACACTGGCTGATTACTGTAAGAAAGCAAAAGAGCTGGGAATGCCTGTCATATCCCACATATATCCAAGAGGAAACTGCTTAAAAGATGAAGCCAGATATGATTGGAAAAATATACTGTATGCAACAAGAGCTGCGGCAGAGTTGGGAGTTGATCTGATCAAGACCAATTATACGGGAGATCCGGAAAGTTTTGCAAGGGTAGTGGAAGGAACCCCCAGTATGGTTGCCATTGCTGGAGGCGATAACTGTCGAACTCCCCAGGAATTGTTTAAAATGACGAAGGACGTACTGGACTCCGGTGCAGCGGGAGTTACCTATGGCAGGTTTATCATACAGTATCCCAAAATCACTCCGATTGTCAAAGCGGTAAAGTCGATCATACATGGCGGATATTCAGTGAAAGAAGCAATGGAACTATTGGAAGAGCTGGAACATGAGTGATGGAGATGACATAATGCAATTGGACAGATTTAGAAAAATAGATGTAATAGCAATGGGAAGGGCAACGGTAGACCTGTACGCAAATGAGACAGGGCCTATGGAAGATGCAAAGACATTTTCCAAATACGTGGGAGGGTCTCCGGCAAATACCGCTGTTGCCATGGCTAACCTTGGACTGAAGGTGGGATATATTGGAAAAGTGTCGGATGATGCCTTCGGAAGATTTATATGTTCCTATTTGAATGGAAAAGGTGTGGATGTTTCCCATATACGTACTGATGACACGGGAAGAAGATCAGGATTGACCATGGGAGAGATCAGAGAAGATGGGAAGTGCAGTTATTTTATGTACCGGCAGGATTGCGCGGATTTGAATATACAGTGTACAGAGATCGATGAAAAATATATTGCCGATGCGAAAATGCTTCTGATATCCGGCACATCACTTACACATAGCCCTGCCAGAGAAAGCGTTTTTCTTGCCATGTCCTATGCCAGGAAAAACAACACCAGGATCATACTGGATTTAGACTACAGGACCGATACGTGGGATACGGAGGAGGAAGCATCTGTATATTACCATATGGCAGCGCTTCAATCAGATATGGTGATCGGTACACGAGAAGAATTCGATGTTATGGAGCGGATGTTTCTTCCTGGGAACAGGGATGATAAGAAATCAGCAGAATATTTCCTTGAGCGTGGGGCGGAATATGTGTCTATAAAAAGGGGAAAGGAAGGTTCCTGTATATATACCAAAGAGGATATCTATCATGGCGGAGTATATCCTGTAAAAGCGGTCAAAACATTCGGTGCAGGAGATGCTTACTCTGGTGCATTTAATTATGGGATAATCAGTGGATTTACTATGGAAAAGTGTTTGATGTATGCGGCTGCGGCTGCCTCCATTACGATATCAGGACACAGCTGTTCTGATTCAACTCCTACACTGGAACAGATAGATAGATTTATTACAGAGAATGACTATATATGCGGATAAAAAAAGGAACTGTCGGTTGGGCCGTTAAGGCAGAACCGGCAGTTCCTTTTTTAGGTGCGCCCGGCGGGCGCACGTTCTAACGGGTGAAAGTCCCTGACCCGCCCGGCAGTGGGAAGGGTGCAGCCAATGGCAAGGGCGTCATCGTGAGGTGGGGTCTGAAGGAAGCCGGAGGCAAACCACTGGCCTGTAAAAGTTGTCCGGATAGGCTGTGAAGCGTGGATGAGGTTGCCTAACAAACTAAAGTCCAATAACTGCACGGAACGCCAGCAGTAAACGGGGCAGGTATAAGTGGGAAAGAACGTGTGAGTACCCGGGGAGGTCTCACGGACGTGAAAGTGGCGATAAAACATTCGCTGTCACGGAGTAAAGCTTGCCGTGAGAAGTCAGCAGAGGTCATAGTACCGGGCGGTCGCAAACGCACCGGGAAGGACTGAACAGTAGGAGGTGTCGTTACCAAATGGAAACCGGACATGGAATTAAGTACAGACAACTTCATATTGAGGACTACCTGCGAGAGATACCTGCGGAACAGGGAAGGGAAACAGGAGAGTACGCCCATGAAAGGATTACCGGGAACCCCGACACCAACACGGACTTTCGGACGGACAACCTGCTAGATACGATTCTTAGAAGCGACAATCTAAATGCCGCCTATAAGAAGGTCAAAACGAACAAAGGCGTTGGTGGGATTGACGGAATGCAGGTGGATGAACTTCTACCCTACCTGAGAGAACACCAGTCCGAATTGGTCGAGCAGGTGAGGGAAGGCAAATACAAGCCAAACCCAGTCCGAAGGGTAGAAATACCCAAAGAGGAGAAAGGAAAAACAAGGAAACTGGGGATACCCACAGTGGTAGACAGGGTAATCCAACAGGCAATCGCACAGGAACTGACGCCCTTATATGAAGAACAGTTCTCTGACAACAGCATCGGATTCCGTCCCGGCAGAGGGGCGCATGACGCACTGGAAAGATGTAGGAAATATATCAACGAAGGATATGTCTACGTGGTCAGCATGGATTTACAATCCTACTTTGACACGGTGAACCACAGCAAGCTGATAGAGGTGCTGTCGAGGACGGTGAAGGACGGGAGGGTAATCTCGCTGATACACAAGTACCTGAAAGCCGGAGTAATGGAGGACGGAGGATTTCACGCAACGACCGAGGGCGTGCCGCAGGGAGGCCCGCTAAGTCCCTTATGTGGAAATGTCATGCTGAATGAGTTGGACAAGGAACTGGAGCGCAGGGGACACAAGTATGTGAGGTATGCGGATGACTGCCTGATTCTGTGCAAAAGCAGGAAAAGCGCAGAGAGGACAATGGAAAACATTGTGCCATTCATCACAGGAAAACTGTTTCTGAAAGTCAATCTTCAGAAAACGACAGTGAGCCACGTCAGCAAGATAAAATACCTGGGCTACGGCTTTTACCGGCATAAAGGGAAATGCCGCATGAGGATACACCCGAAGTCGGTGGCAAAAATGAAGAACCGGATACGGGAGCTGACAACCAGAGGGAACAAATGGAGCAATCAGGAGAGGGAAGAAAAACTCCGAAGCTATGCAAGGGGATGGATTAACTATTATCGATATGCAGACATGAAAAGCCTGATGGAACAGACGGATGAGTGGCTGCGCCACAGAATCCGAGCGGTGTACTGGAAACAATGGAAGAAGGTACGCACAAGATATAAAATGTTGCGGGCGTTACATTTACCAGAGTGGAAGGTGCATGAGATGGCGAACTGCCGAAAGGGAGTGTGGAGAGCGGCGGGAATGCTCAACTCGGCACTCACCAAAAGAATCATAGTGGACAGACTTGGTTATCCCGATATGACTGCCCACTATCTGAAAGTCCGAGTAAACTATTGAACCGCGTAGTACCGAACGGTACGCTACGTGGTGTGGAAGGGGAGGTTAAAATCTCCCCTATCCGATAAGGGAAGGCATGAAACGATTATTCTCAATTACGGATGATTTGACAGGGGCAGCAGATTCGGGCAGCTATTTTACAAACAGGGGGATTGAACTGACTAATTATACGGAATTGAATCCGGATAAAATCACTTAGTCATCAGAACACAATATATGTTTATTCCTGATATCTTAAAAAAGGGGGTTCAATACCGGATAGAATGTATTGATATAGTAAAGGGTACGCAGATGAAATTGGTACAAAGAGTTGCCAGGGCTGTTGGTCAGGATAACAGGGTCATTGTTTTTGATGCGATCACAAAAGAGGATGGGAAACGGCTCGTATCATCAAGGCTCCACTGGCTTACTTCGTACCCAAAATCATTTGGGCTGCTGCAGGCAAGGACGATGATCGGCATGATCTGGTCCGGCGTAAAAACAGACGGGGCACCGGGGCGTTTTTTATCGGAGAGGACTGCCCGTATCTCATCTTCAAGCTTTTCCGGGGCGTCCATTTCAATCCTCCGCAAGGCTGGGAGCGCCGCGAGGAACCGACTGCGCCAGGCGGCAGCATTATTATAATGAAGCCCGGCCTGTGGCGCAATATTCTGGTTGAATTCCCCCTGTGACGCAGGCAGGACAATGCTGGCTCTTTTGACCAGTCCTGACGGAAGGGAGCGGCTTTTTGAAAAAGCAGATAATATGTTTTTCATGGCATCAGATAAAACCGGGATAGTATCAATTGTTTTCCTTCGCATAATAACCCATCCATTCTTTAGTGATAGAATTATTATGCACCGACTACAATAAAAAAGCAACGTCTATTCATTATTATTTTGGCAATGCTGTACTAGCAATTTATCCAAGGCAACGGTGGTTCGTGCCATCAACTGGTTGTATCATTTTGGCATTATTGGCTTCTGTGGAAAGATTGTAGAGCTTGACATTCTTGATTTTAAACCGGGAAGACGTTGTTATTTTATGGATTTAGGAATTGCGAATTTCTACATGACACAAGCTGGTCTTGATAAGGCTTCCATAAATGGGACGCTTAATGAAAATTATGTATATATAAACCTGGTGAAAAGGCTGGATTTTCCACAGCAGATTGCATTTGAGACACCGGCTTTTGCCACATATAAGAATAGAGAAATCGACTTTTACGTACAGAGTCTGAAAGAGCGGACACGGTATGCTGTTGAGGTAAAGTCTGGTAAGCAGTCTGGAAATACAGCCAAAAAGGCGCTTTATGACGGTAAAGCAGATTATCTTCTTTACCTGAAAGGTAATACCCATGGCGGTGTTGAGGGTAAAACAATTACCCGGCCAATCTATGCACTGGAACGATTTCATTTTTAACTGTAACGGGGTATATTAACACATCAATTAAATTATTTTACAAATGAAGAAGCCGTTGCAAAATAGATGAGTAATCTATGGAGCAATGGCTCTTTCTTTTTGCTTAAAAACAGAAAACGGACTCCGAAGAGTCCGCAATCCATGGCATAATAAATTATGCCGAGTAAAATAAAATACCATAAAAATTTACTAGAACTCGGCGCAGCTTATCAACTGGTTTTGCCATTAAGTTTGAAAGGTTTGGTTCCCAACGATGATTCTGTCCGACTGCTGAGCCACGAATTGGAGGATTTAGATTACAGCTTGCTGTATCAGGCTTACTCTGCCAAAGGCAGAAATCCGGCAGTGGACCCAAAGACCATGTTCAAGATCCTGACCTATGCGTATTCCCAAAATATTTATTTTTCCCGTAAAATTGAAACTGCCTCCAAACGCGACATCAACTTCATGTGGCTGCTGGCCGGGCAAAAGGCACTGGAATACAGTACCATCGCACGGTTCCGCACAGGCTTTTTGGCGGATGCCTGTGAAAATCTCTTTTACCAGATGGTCAGAAGGCTGGAAAACTCCGGTGAACTGTCAAAGGAAACCGTGTTTATTGATGGAACAAAGCTGGAGGCCTGCGCCAATAAATACACCTTTGTCTGGAAAAAATCGGTTGGAAAATGGGAAGAAAAAATGTTCTGGAAGATACAGGATGCGGTTATACGGATCAATCAGGAGTATATCCAGTCATTCTGCGTCAAAGAAGCCACTCGGACAGAGGATCTTCAGAACATCTGTCGTTTCCTGGAACAGGTTTGCAGGGAACAACAAACGGTGTTTGTACATGGAAGAGGGAAACGGAAGAGCCGGAACCAGCGATATTTGGAGCTGTTCCACCGATTTTTAGAGCGGCAGACGGTTTATGACTGGCATACAGCCAGCTTCCAGGGAAGGAATAACTACTGCAAAACAGATCCGGATGCTACATTTATGCACATGAAGGATGACCATATGCGGAATGCACAGATCAAACCGGGCTATAACGTCCAAATCGGAGTAGATAGTGAATATATCATTGGGGTAGATATATTTCAAGACAGGAATGATGTCTGGACGCTGGTAGCATTTTTAAAGACAATGGAGGAAAAGCTGGGATTCCGTTATCCAAGTGTGACAGCGGATTCCGGATATAAGTATTAATCTAAATCTTTTGTATGCTGTTTCAAAACAGATGAATAAATATTATCCTGAATAATTCCTCAGAAGCCCTTTTATGTCAGAACTGGCGAAAGAACATTGTTCGGGGATTTTGATTAAATTTGATGTATTATTTTGTTGACAGTTGTTATTGCATTATTTATAATATAAACAAATGAACGCGAGTACATAATGAATAAAAATGTTACAAGGAATAAGGAGGATATCATGGGATACAATTATAAACAGATTGCCGAGTCGGTTGTTAAATGTATTGGTGGTCAGAAAAATATTAAATCCGTGCAGCATTGTGCTACCAGACTTCGTCTGATTGTTGTGGATAAAGAGAAAATAGATGAAAAAGGAATGGGGGATATTGAGGGAGTAAAAGGTACATTTTTTACAGCAGGACAGTTCCAGATTATTTTTGGTACAGGACATGTCAACCGAGTCTATGAAGAAGTGACCAAGCTGGGCATCAATGAAACAACGGAGAGTGAAGCAAAAGAGGCGAAAATGGATGGAAAGAATCGGTTGCAAAAGGCAATTCGAACTTTTGGGGATGTATTTGTTCCGGTTATCCCGGCTCTAGTTGCTACGGGTTTATTCCTAGTATAACTCGATTTTAATAAGTTTACATTATTATCCTGAAAACCAAGGGAAACGTGCGCCCAAAGCACGGACACGTAAGCCAATAAATCAGATTACTACCAATGCTTAAATTGTAAGCTTATTTAAATCGAGTTATACTAGGACTTAAGGGGGCACTTCTCAACGATAATTTTCTTTCAATCTTCGGAATGACAACTGCAGAAGTACCTCAGACATTTTCTGTCTTAGTGGATGTATTGTCGGGGACAACATTTGCATTTCTTCCGGCGATTGTTTGCTGGTCCACTTTCAGGGTGTTCGGTGGTTCCCCGGTGCTGGGATTGATTCTTGGTCTCATGCTAGTCAACGGCGCACTTCCAAACGCTTATTCTGTGGCCGATCCGTCAAGCGGAGTTGTTCCAATTTATCTGTTCGGGTTTATACCTATTGTAGGATACCAGGGCAGTATCCTTCCTGCTTTTGTGGCGGGCTGGCTTGGAAGTAAATTAGAAAAAAAATTGAGAAAGACGGTTCCAACAACCTTTGATTTTATGGTTACTCCTTTCTTGGTTCTTCTCATTATGCTTCTTCTTTCACTTGTTGTTATTGGACCAATCTTGCATGGAGTAGAAAATAATCTTCTGTCAGCTATGGAGGTGGCACTACATTTGCCTTTCGGTATTGGAGGTCTGATAATAGGATTCTTCTGGTCAATCATAACGCTAACTGGAGTACATCATATTTCAAACATGCTTGAGATTAGCCTTCTGGCAAATACAGGATTTAATCCGATGAATGCAATTCTTTGTATGTGTGGGTTTTCTTCATCTGGTGTCTGCCTTGCTATTGCTTTAAAGGCAAAAAAGAAAGAAGTTCGTGTAATTGGTCCCAGCGCCACTGCATCTGCTTTGCTAGGAATTGGGGAACCGGCCCTATTTGGTGTGCTTCTGAGATACAATATTAAACCATTTATTTTAAGCTGCTGTGTAAACGGAGTGGCTGGAATGATTGCGATGATTATCGGTCTTCAGGGAACAGGAAATGGAATTACGACAATTCCGGGAATTTTATTGTATATTTATTCACCACACCAGTTGATTATGTACATTATTTTGGCGGCGGTAACGTTTATTTCAGCTTTTGTTTTGGCGTGGATATTTGTCGTTCCAAAGGAAGTTATGGAAGAGTGATAAAAAGAGGGCAAAACAGTGATTCAAATATTGAAAAATGAGAAAAATCAGCAATTGTTTTTCCTAAATACTTCCGATACTTCTCTGGTTCTTTTTGTTCCGGAAAGCAGACACGTATTTATACCGCACTGGGGAGGAAAAATAGAGCCGACTGATATCGGATATATAATTGAAGAAATTTCTAGGGCAAGTTACCTGCCTGATGCGGATGGAAAAAAGAATTTTAAATTAGAACAGATGCCTCAGATTTACCCTTCATACGGGTATACAGATTTGCGGGAGCCGGCATTTTCTTTTAGGTGGAAAGACGGATCCAGGATTACAGACCTTCGTTACCGTTCTTACAGTACATATAGAGGGAAAAGAAAACCTGAGAGACTTCCAGCAGTGCTTTCAGATGAAGATAGCGAGGTTCTTGAAATCGTACTTTGTGATACATTAAAGCAGACTGAGGTGACGTTGGTATTCGGAGTTTTTGAAAAATACAATGCGATTACCCAGTCTGTACTGGTAAAAAATAAAGGTGAAGAAGCGTTCTATATTGAAAAAATTTGTTCTGCAAATATGGATTTGTTATTCAGTGACTTGGATTTGATCCATCTGTCGGGTGCATGGGGAAGAGAATGTAATATTAAGAGAAGGCATCTGGAACAGGGAATACAGGCAGTAGGCAGTACACGGGGGGCAGGCGGACATGGACAGAATCCGTTTGCTGCACTTGTATCGCCGGATACTTCGGAAGATCAAGGAGAAGTCTATGCAATGAATTTTGTATATAGCGGAAATTTCCTTGCTGAGGTAGAGGTGGATATGCATGAGAATAGTCGTTTCCAGATTGGAATCCATCCATTTGAATTTGAATGGAAGCTAAATCCGGGATATGAGTTCCAGACGCCGGAAGTGGTTCTGGTCTATTCAGGGAATGGACTGGGACAGATGTCCCGAACGTTTCACAAATTGTATCGTGAGTGTCTGATGCCAACAAGGTTTAGAAATCAGGAGAGACCAGTTCTGCTCAATAGTTGGGAGGCGAACTATTTTGATTTTACGAGAGACAGTCTTGTCTCGCTGGCAGCACAGGCAGCAGAGGCGGGGGCAGAATTATTTGTATTAGATGACGGGTGGTTTGGTCGGCGGGATGATACAACAACATCAATAGGAGACTGGATACCTTACGAGAAGAAGCTAGGAGGGAATCTGGAGAGTTTAATCAGTGATATCCGTAAGCGGAAAATTGCATTTGGGTTGTGGTTTGAACCCGAAATGGTATCCCCGGACAGCGAATTGTACAAACAGCACCCGGAGTGGGTCATACAGGTAAAAGGGCGGAGAATAGAAAAATCTAGAGATGAATATGTTCTGGATCTTGCAAATCCTGCTGTATGTGAATATATTATCCGGAGTGTAGGGAAGATTTTGAGTGAAAACTCAATCTCTTATGTGAAATGGGATATGAATCGGAACTTTACAAATACAGGGTCTCTCTACCTGTCCCCGGAACAGCAGAAGGAGTTGCCACATCGCTATATGCTTGGACTTTACCATATTATGGAAACCTTAACGAAAGAATTTCCGGATGTACTTTTTGAGGGTTGTGCAGGAGGAGGTGGAAGGTGCGATCCTGGAATGCTTTATTATATGCCTCAGATATGGGTCAGCGATGATACGGACGCTCTGGAGAGATTGCCGATTCAATATGGGACATCACTCGTATATCCGTCGATTGGAATGGGTTGTCACATTTCGGATGTTCCGAATCATCAAACAGGGAGAAGAGTCAGCCTTGAAACTAGGGCGGCCGTTGCAATGTGGGGGAATCTGGGACTTGAATTGAATTTTAACAAGATTGATAGTGCAGAAAAAATTCAAATAAAAAAATATATTGGTTTTTATAAAAAGGTAAGATATATAATTCAGTTCGGAGACCTGTATCGTTTAAAGGGACTGGAAATTGGGAACGAATAT is a window of Enterocloster clostridioformis DNA encoding:
- a CDS encoding TRAP transporter substrate-binding protein, translating into MKKIMTLIAAISIASTILYGCGGKEAAVPTTSGGGQNVEAVERSGETIKFTITSDSPKRAEYCQLFVDYVAMASEGKYVGEVLAASSLGSAADTAQMIQMGTLDFNLNDDMSIDGILDGKLGFAWLPGLVSDYDEADQYYNEGWIADQAAKIMEENNIIRISSFCNGFRQVGNMKREITDMSDLKGLKIRIPSVASVESFYEKCGALPVSIPGSEVLSAIQTGTVDGLDNAVFNYVNQGLTDVIKYITELNYCYSGGCFVSSPKFWNTLSDDDKDMFTECARKASAEFTEYFRNTTDELVNSGVDSGQWVVSQPSEDMKAGLQKIYEEIWEESKGKYPADIMDMIISGDYKK
- a CDS encoding TRAP transporter small permease yields the protein MGESISARSHYMNVFEKINHCFLYFEKIVLTFCTIVLVIAIFIQVVCRYILLISTPWAEELARYLFVWMAYLGGGYALHTGGQIEIDIAPTIIKSLKGISTATKDRIILLLKTVGLVITVVFLLGFCWVFGNYIMFIAGGSQTSQTMHIPMWIVYFPVLIGSLITVWHGVYRILCNIWPVSVNVD
- a CDS encoding TRAP transporter large permease, with the translated sequence MTPLTALLVFIGTFLFVAIVFVIPVSYALGIASMVVFMAGGHDVVTVAQYAWSSLDSFSFLAIPFYIYAGTLMEYSGISKMLINWIGGIIGRVRGSLGIITILASMAFGVLTGSAMATISAIGKIVQPQMEKEKYPRGYVAALLAATCFLGILIPPSVPGIMYALSAGIKISDVWMVTIGPTLIFMVGYITVNYCRIGRHLPKPEAVSISGTERLEEFGKNTFRAIPALLMPVIIYGCIYGGICTPTEAGALSAVYGIFYYLILWFVNKKAIKIDFLTIAAISGASTAVIGLLNAFSVIAGKVITLTGVSGFLSNLITQSISTKGGFLLMINILFLFMGTFMDINATILIMTPLLLPVAMNAYGITALHFGAIMLVNMCVGFLTPPFAVGIFVGQKIAGATFTDTVKEAVPFIIVGLAAILVTTLCSGYLMFFVNLFT
- a CDS encoding class I fructose-bisphosphate aldolase, whose protein sequence is MEFMGYSARMRRLMPEKDGRYFGLTVDHSMARGVMRGLDTFQKTIDDMCAGGPDAITMHKGLAERCFGQHAGITPLVLKCTTFSPYQPDFDTPVATVEEGVRLGADAVSIGCIVCGDKQPQQLSTLADYCKKAKELGMPVISHIYPRGNCLKDEARYDWKNILYATRAAAELGVDLIKTNYTGDPESFARVVEGTPSMVAIAGGDNCRTPQELFKMTKDVLDSGAAGVTYGRFIIQYPKITPIVKAVKSIIHGGYSVKEAMELLEELEHE
- the ltrA gene encoding group II intron reverse transcriptase/maturase; amino-acid sequence: METGHGIKYRQLHIEDYLREIPAEQGRETGEYAHERITGNPDTNTDFRTDNLLDTILRSDNLNAAYKKVKTNKGVGGIDGMQVDELLPYLREHQSELVEQVREGKYKPNPVRRVEIPKEEKGKTRKLGIPTVVDRVIQQAIAQELTPLYEEQFSDNSIGFRPGRGAHDALERCRKYINEGYVYVVSMDLQSYFDTVNHSKLIEVLSRTVKDGRVISLIHKYLKAGVMEDGGFHATTEGVPQGGPLSPLCGNVMLNELDKELERRGHKYVRYADDCLILCKSRKSAERTMENIVPFITGKLFLKVNLQKTTVSHVSKIKYLGYGFYRHKGKCRMRIHPKSVAKMKNRIRELTTRGNKWSNQEREEKLRSYARGWINYYRYADMKSLMEQTDEWLRHRIRAVYWKQWKKVRTRYKMLRALHLPEWKVHEMANCRKGVWRAAGMLNSALTKRIIVDRLGYPDMTAHYLKVRVNY
- a CDS encoding four-carbon acid sugar kinase family protein; its protein translation is MKRLFSITDDLTGAADSGSYFTNRGIELTNYTELNPDKIT
- a CDS encoding helix-turn-helix domain-containing protein, producing MRRKTIDTIPVLSDAMKNILSAFSKSRSLPSGLVKRASIVLPASQGEFNQNIAPQAGLHYNNAAAWRSRFLAALPALRRIEMDAPEKLEDEIRAVLSDKKRPGAPSVFTPDQIMPIIVLACSSPNDFGYEVSQWSLDDTSRFPSSFVIASKTMTLLS
- a CDS encoding glucose PTS transporter subunit EIIB; the encoded protein is MGYNYKQIAESVVKCIGGQKNIKSVQHCATRLRLIVVDKEKIDEKGMGDIEGVKGTFFTAGQFQIIFGTGHVNRVYEEVTKLGINETTESEAKEAKMDGKNRLQKAIRTFGDVFVPVIPALVATGLFLV
- a CDS encoding PTS transporter subunit EIIC, yielding MLGLKGALLNDNFLSIFGMTTAEVPQTFSVLVDVLSGTTFAFLPAIVCWSTFRVFGGSPVLGLILGLMLVNGALPNAYSVADPSSGVVPIYLFGFIPIVGYQGSILPAFVAGWLGSKLEKKLRKTVPTTFDFMVTPFLVLLIMLLLSLVVIGPILHGVENNLLSAMEVALHLPFGIGGLIIGFFWSIITLTGVHHISNMLEISLLANTGFNPMNAILCMCGFSSSGVCLAIALKAKKKEVRVIGPSATASALLGIGEPALFGVLLRYNIKPFILSCCVNGVAGMIAMIIGLQGTGNGITTIPGILLYIYSPHQLIMYIILAAVTFISAFVLAWIFVVPKEVMEE